A part of Amycolatopsis lurida genomic DNA contains:
- a CDS encoding DUF3830 family protein, whose amino-acid sequence MARYITITLDKRGVSCRARLLDAEAPRTCRAVWDALPQSGSAYHAKYARNEVYTLVPPFAEPKPGRENPTVTPIPGDVVYFGFEAWEIGNPAYGYDEGSEAHSDQGATDLAIFYGRNNLLINGDAGWVPGNVFATIEEGLAEMAEAAQDLWLRGVEGETLSFARA is encoded by the coding sequence ATGGCCCGCTACATCACGATCACGCTCGACAAGCGTGGAGTGTCCTGCCGGGCCCGGCTGCTCGACGCCGAAGCCCCGCGGACCTGCCGCGCGGTCTGGGACGCGTTGCCGCAGAGCGGTTCGGCGTACCACGCGAAGTACGCGCGCAACGAGGTCTACACGCTCGTGCCGCCCTTCGCCGAACCGAAGCCGGGCCGCGAAAACCCCACGGTGACCCCGATTCCGGGGGATGTCGTGTACTTCGGGTTCGAGGCTTGGGAGATCGGCAACCCGGCGTACGGCTACGACGAGGGCAGCGAGGCGCACAGCGACCAAGGGGCGACGGACCTCGCGATCTTCTACGGCCGCAACAACCTGTTGATCAACGGCGACGCGGGCTGGGTGCCCGGCAACGTGTTCGCGACGATCGAAGAGGGGCTCGCCGAAATGGCGGAGGCCGCCCAGGATCTCTGGCTGCGAGGTGTCGAGGGCGAGACGCTTTCGTTCGCACGCGCGTGA